Genomic DNA from Paenibacillus donghaensis:
TCTTATCCGGCAACGGATGGGAGCAGCCTTTTTGGTATGATGCAAAAGGATGTTTATCGGATTATTTCCCGGGAAAAGACAAGTTCCGGCAAATTAATCCTCATAATTCAGCAAAGACAACACTTCAATGCCGGATAACTTGTTGCGGCCATGCAGCTGCACCAGCTCAATCAGGAATGCTGCGCCAACCACTACTCCACCCAGTTGCTCTACAAGACGCACTGAAGTTGCAATGGTTCCGCCTGTAGCCAGCAGGTCGTCGGCAATCAGCACCTTCTGTCCGGGCTGAATCGCATCGGTGTGGACAGCCAGCGTGTCCTTGCCGTATTCCAGGTCATAGCCTACTTCAATCGTCTCATAAGGGAGCTTGCCGCTCTTGCGGATCGGCACAAAACCTACGCCAAGCGCATAAGCCAGAGGTGCCCCTACCACGAAGCCGCGGGCTTCCGGTCCGGCAATTACATCAATCTTGAGATGGGCCACAAGTGCCTTCAGCTCATTGATCGCCTGACGGTAGCCTTCGCCGTCCTTGAGCAGGGTGGTAATATCCTTGAAGCTGATTCCCGCTTGCGGAAAATCAGGAATCACGCGAATCATGTCTTTGAAATCCAAACTCATCATCTCCTAATGGTGGTGTTGCTTGCTATAAAGCGTTTCTTTCTCTTCTGAATAGGGTCAGGATGCGCCAAGCCGGAGGTTCTGAAGCCAGTCCTGCAGTTCTGCGAGACTGCCCTCCAGGAAATAGCGCTCCATTTCTGCCGCTTGTCCCAACCGGGCATATTGGCGCGATGCGGTCAGGCTTCTGGCAGCAGGCTGATTTCTAAGTGCCACGGTTCCTTTATTTCGCTCGATGAATTCAAGCTCTTCGAACACATCCAGCATCATGCCCAGCATCCGTACACTGAGCGAAGACTGGCGGCTCAGCCTGCGCAGTACCTCCTGCTCCGGTACAGGAGCGGGTGCAATCTGGGCCAGTCCCTGATACAACGCTTTGAAGTGCTCGCGCGTCGGCATCTGCAGCCGTTCCCGGCTGTCCCGAACGGTATGCAGCAGGGCAATATTGTCCGGACTCGGGAAAGCGCGCAGCAGGGCATCCAACTGCTCGGGGGTTTCCGGCACATCCATCAGGCACAGCAGGGACACTTGTTCATTCTCCAGCTGCAGTCCGGATGGCGGATGGCCTGCGGGCGTGATCCCGGTTTCTTTATCATACACCCATAGCGACATGCCTATTAATTCGCTCTGCGGGGCTACACGGCCATCCCGGAAGACGGCAGCAGCATGTGAAGGACTGCCGCCGGCAGGCATCAGCAGCTCCTTGAGCTTCAGCGCCTGCCGCTCGGCATCGGTAGCTCCGCGAAGATCGAACAGCTGCATCGAGGTAACGGCCAGATCCTGCAGCATCAGCTGCGGCTTGCGTGACCCGTTCCATTCGTTTACCGACAGCTCGGCCAATACATCAACCACGGTTCCTGCGGGCAGCACCCCTGCCAGCGAGCCTTTGCCGAAAGCAACGGCTTCAATCCGGCTAGACCCGGATTGAAGCACCAGCTTGAGGTGTTTGCTCTCCTGCCCCATCGTGCGTGTCTCCTTGACCGTAACTCCGCGCACGATAAATCGCGGCTGCGGATTAGACATTCCGAATGGCGCCAGCCTGTCCAGCTCGGCTGCAGCGGTTAATGACAGCTCAGATAGCAGAACCTCGGCATCGGCCGGAGACACGGGGACCAAATGGTCCTCGGTAAGCACTCCAGCAGCATATTGGTTTAAGGCTGCTGCAAAAGCATCAACCTTGTCCTTGTGCAGACTCATACCGGCCGCAGCCGGATGTCCGCCGAAATGCTCCATCAGGTCTGAGCAAGAATGCAAAGCCTCATAGATGTCGAGACCGGGAATCGAGCGGGCAGAACCTTTGCACATCCCGGTCTCGGGATGAATATCTAGGATCACTACCGGACGATAGTAGCGGTCCAGCAGCTTGGAGGCTACAATGCCTACTACTCCCACATTCCAGTCATAATCAGCAAGCACAATAATATCCGGCACTCCCGTTTCTGTGATTTGCAGCTCCAGCTTGGCTGTGGCTTCCGTTACAATTCTCTCAACCACCAGCTGGCGTTCCTTGTTCAACAGATCGAGCTCTCCGGCCAATATGCCGGCCTCGTCATCCGACTCGGTGGTGAGCAGCGCCACCGCCCGGCCCGCATGGTCCAGACGTCCACTGGCATTGATCCGCGGGGCCATGCCAAAAGCAATATTCACTGCGCTGACCGTACCCAGCGCCACACCGCTGACATCCAGCAAAGCGCGGATGCCGGGGAAACGCGAGCTGCGCATGCTGCGCAATCCACTGCGGACAATGTCACGGTTCTCACCGAGCAGCGGCATCAGATCCGCAACCGTACCGATTGCGGCGATTTCACTCCACTCGGCCGGCACATCAGAACCAAGCAAGGCCTGCGCCAGCTTGTAGGCCACTCCAACGCCAGCCAATCCCTTGAAGGGATAAGGACAACCCGGCAGCTTGGGATTGATCAGCGCATAGGCATCAGGCAGCAGCTCAGGGGGTTCATGATGATCGGTTACGATCACATCCATCCTCAGCTGATTGGCATAAGCAACCTGATGATAGGCGCTGATGCCCGTATCCACGGTAATAATCAGTGAAACGCCTTGCTGCAAGGCCCAGTCCAGCGCATGATTATGCAGCCCGTAACCCTCGTTGGAGCGGTGCGGAATGTAAATGTCAAAAGAAGCGCCCAAATGCCGGAGCAGGTGGATCATCAGCGCGGTGCTTGACACGCCGTCGGCATCGTAATCGCCGTAGACCAGGATATGCTCCTGCTCTTCCAGCGCCTTACGGATACGCGGAACCGCTTCAGCCATTCCCTGGAGCAAGAAAGGATCATGCTGCTCTTCTGCCCCGCCTTCCATAAATAGCAAGGCCGCTTCCGGCGTTTCCATGCCTCGGTTCACAAGCAGGGAGGACAGGAGCGGAGAAATAGAAAGGCTCCGGGCCAGCTCCCGCACGGTATCGGAATCGGCTGCCGGAGAATGCCATTTTGTTTTTGAATGAAGCAATTAATTTCCCCTTTCTCTCGCCTTAGAGACTACTGAAGCAGAGTCGGGATATCATTATCGACCAGCTCGTGGTTGCTTTTGTAAGGATAACCTGGATCATAGGGCACCACATCCATATGAACCTCGCCCACATGGACAAACCGGTGCTGCAGCAGCTTTCGGGCGCACTCGGAGATGTCCTGCGCTTCCATAACGGTAATGCGTGGGTTTACGCTGATTTTAACTTGAAGATTAACGTAACGTCCTTCTTCCAGCGCCTTCAGATATTCCACCCGAATGACTCCTTGCACCCGCTCCACGGTTTCAATGAAGCCGGCGGCTTCCTCGAAAGGCAGCTCCTGGATCTTCTTGCCGCTCATTGAACTTGCGATCAGCGTATATCCCTTGCGAAGAATCATACACCCTGCCAGCAACGCCGCAATCGGGTCCATATAGAGCAGCGGATGGAAGTAACCTCCACCCATGGAGAGCGTAATTCCAGCAAATACGGTGATGGAGGTATACAGGGTGAAACGGTGGCTGTCCGCATAAGCGGCATGGCTGCCATCACAGCGTTTCTTGAAATGTCTGTATTGATATTGGAAGACTGCCTCATTCACAAGAATAGAGCCAATGATGGTTATAAGTGCAAGCTGGCCAGGCATGGATAAATGACCTGAGGTTAAGTCACGAATGGCCGAGAATATAATTTGCAGTCCACCCATCATAATCAGCACGGAGATCGCAACGCCCAAGACCGGCTCCTTGCTGCTCCGCTGATCCAGGGAACGTGCTTTCTTCTGCTTGGTCTCCGCCGGACGCCAAGGCCCTATCTCTGCCAGTCTGGCTGCGGCATCTGCTCCAGAATACAAGGCATCTCCCAACAAGGCCTTGCTGCCGGAAATGTAACCGAAGCTGCCCTTAACAACAGCAAGTGTTACGTCACTAAGTATTCCTGTCCAGGCAACCGTTTCATTTGATGCGGATACTTTCTCATTCATACGGGGCCCTCCTTACCACTGCACTTTATATAGCATATATCTTGGAGCATATAAAATAGAATACAGCCGTTTCAGCTTGATAAGATTTCGAAAGCCGCGTCGCCTTTGACGCGGCTTTCGGGAAGCTCTGAAATGTATGAACCGGATTCGGATTAGCCTTTTGCAGGGCTGCTCTTCACAGGCTGTTTCTGACGTTTCTTCAGCAACAGCCAGAGCGGGCTTGCAATAAAGATGGAGGAGTACGCTCCAAACAACAAGCCGATAACCATCGCTAGCGAGAACATCTTGATCGATTCTCCGCCAAGAATCAGCAGGAAGAACGCGGCAATAAATACCGTGAATGCAGTATACAACGAGCGCATTAAGGTCTGAGCTACACTCTTGTTGACCAGTATCTTCAGATCCTCATAGGTCTTCTGCTTGCCGAAGCGCAGATTCTCGCGGATCCGGTCAAAGATAACGATCGTATCATTAATCGAATAACCGATAATAGTCAGAACGGCAATGATAAACGTCAAATCCACTTCCAGACGGAAGATCGAGAACACGGCAACGACCATAAAGGCATCATGGACCAGAGCTACAATCGCTGCCAATGCAAACCGCCACTCGAACCGGATGCTGACATACAAGATGATCCCCAGACATGAGATCAGAACGGCATAGATCGCGTTGCGAGCCAATTCCTTAGCCATTTCGGTATCTACAGTGTTAATTTCGAAGGAAGCCTTGTCATCCAGCTTAAGAATTCCCGCTTTGATGGCTTCATCCTGATCTTCAGTCAGCTCTTGTTCATAACGGATATTGACGCGCTTATCTCCAATTGAAATGCTCGGCTCATGGGAAATGTCGATAGCTTCGATAGCCGGACGGATCTGATCAGCTGTCAGATTCTTGGAGAGCGCGATGTCGACATTGGAACCGGCCTTGAAATCAACGCTGTAATTCAGACCAAGCACAGCCAGGAAGATCAAACCCGCTACAGTAAGTGCAATCGAGAAAATATAGAAATATTTACTCAGGTGTACGAAATCCAGCTCTTTCTTAAAGCGCACGAATATCACTCTCCTTTACTCCGAAACTCTTCGGCTTGTTCAGCTTGCCCGCTTTGACCAGCAGGGTGAGCAGCCAGTGGGAGAAATACAGATTCGTGGCGATACTGAGCACGATTTCTACAATCAGCACCAGTGCAAAGCCTTTAACTGCACCCGTACCAAAGCCGAACATGACAGCTGCTACGATGATCGTTGTAATATTCGAATCCATAACGGTACGGAATGAGGATTTATTGCCTGCTTTGACGGAAGACAGGATACTCTTTCCGCTGCGCACTTCTTCTCTGATCCGTTCATTGGTAATGATATTGGCATCGACGGCCATCCCGATGCCGAGTATAAATGCGGCAATCCCCGGCAGCGTCAAGGTGAAATCGGCTACGACAAAGACCAGAATCAATAGCCATGTATGCAAAATCAGCGCAAAGCTGGCCAGGAGTCCAGGCAAGCGATACATGCCAATCATGAAGATCAAAATAATCAGGGAACCAATCAGACCGGCCATAAGCGTCTGATCCAAAGACTGTTTACCAAGCGTTGCGCCTACACTCTGTGAATATTTCTCGGTCAGCTTCAGCGGCAAAGCGCCCAGGTTGATCGTATCGGCTAATTCACGGGCTGATTCTACCGTATAGTTGCCGGTGATCGATGCAGAACCGGCTGTGATCTCTGAATTGACCTGAGGCGCGGACAATTGATTCTCATCCAGATAGATCGCCAATTCCTTGCCTAGCAAACGTTTGGTGATTTCGGCGAACTTATCCTTATCCTTCATCTTAATGCTAATTTCCGGACGGCCCAGATTGTCCCGGCCAATCTCTGCGCCATTCTCTACGAAATCACTGCCCACCAGCTCAATCTTGCTGTAGGTTTCGGCAGCATCGCCTTCAGCCGCACTGCGAAAGGTCAGAACCGCAGGCTCTTTCATCTTCTTGCGAACCTCAACTTCATCTGTAACGCCCGCGATCTTCAGACGGATGCGGTTCGTTCCTTCCGTAGTCACCTCCGGCTCACTGGTTCCGAGCGCATTGGCCCGCTTCTCCAGGCTCTCCGCTGTCTTGATCAAGGAAGCCCGGGTCAGTTCTCCCCCTTGCTCCATTGGCTCAGCGTGGTACAGGATCTCGAAGCCGCCCTTCAGGTCAAGGCCAAGATGGACCTTGTCCAGCAGTCCCGGAGTAGAAAATACCATGACGCCAGTCAAGACGGCCACGGTAATGATAAAGCTCATAAGTCTCTTCATGCTCTAGCTAGTTCCCCTTTCATTACTCAATATTCCTATTATAGCCACGTGAGAAATGACCGTCAATTCATCCCAGCATTGACAAGGTTATATTCACACAAAGAAACGGCCGCCCTGCGCTGCCGCAAGCCATCCGTTTGGATAGGATTTGGAGTTATCCTTCTATATATCACTTTACCGCTTTATACACCCGTTTGCAAAAGAAAATCATTCCTTGGATTTAGCCCTGTCCCCGGTAAGCGGCAATCGTTAAATAATTCATATAGCTGTTGGCCTTCAAAGAATAGATATCATTCACCAGCTTGTGCAGCGGGGGCGTTCCCTCTTTGGCATAGCTCCTGCTGATGCAATCCCAGATATCTTGTCCGGTTACATACTCATAGCCGAGGAGCCTGAACTCCTCCGCTTTACTGCGGCACATGGCTTCGATTTCTGCGCTAAGCTTGTCATGATTCCAAAGTTGCGATTCCACGTGGTGACACCTCCAAGATCGCTCGTATAGCATACTAACCTAAGATATTCGACTTCATTTCTTGCTTTCCTCCTTCTGTCCCAAAAAGTTGCCGCCAAGAAACGAGGCATGTCCGGAGTGGGGTGCAGCATATCCTCTAAAAGAGACAAGTTAAGGCGCGTTCTATTACCATCCGGGAAGAAGGAGTGCCCATTGAAGAAGAAGCAGAGCTTTATTCAGGGAACATTGATATTGCTGGCTGCCGGTATCATTAACCGCATGCTGGGATTTATTACACGTATTGCCCTGCCCCGCATCATCGGTGCCGAGGGAGTAGGGCTGTATCAGCTTGCCTATCCTTTTTTTCTGGTGCTGATTACAGTAATCACGGGCGGGATTCCGCTGGCCATTGCCAAAATGGTTGCAGAAGCTGAAGGCGAGGACCGGCCAGACAAATCGCGGCAGATCCTCCGAATGGGGCTCACCTTGAGTGTTGGACTGGCTACTTTGTTTACCTTGGTCGCGCTTGTTGGCGCTTCATGGGTATCTACGACTATTCTGACAGACAGCCGTGTCTACTATACATTTATTGCCATGACCCCAATGATTGGAATCGTGGCCGTATCCTCCATTTATCGTGGTTATTTCCAGGGCAGGCAGAATATGATCCCTTCGGCTATGTCATCGATACTGGAAACCATGATCCGCATCTTTTTTATGTTGTGGTTCTCCTGGCTGCTGCTTCCCAAGGGTATAGCTTATGCGGCGGCAGGGGCGATGCTGGGGGTTACTGTAGGCGAGGT
This window encodes:
- a CDS encoding adenine phosphoribosyltransferase; this translates as MDFKDMIRVIPDFPQAGISFKDITTLLKDGEGYRQAINELKALVAHLKIDVIAGPEARGFVVGAPLAYALGVGFVPIRKSGKLPYETIEVGYDLEYGKDTLAVHTDAIQPGQKVLIADDLLATGGTIATSVRLVEQLGGVVVGAAFLIELVQLHGRNKLSGIEVLSLLNYED
- the recJ gene encoding single-stranded-DNA-specific exonuclease RecJ, with product MLHSKTKWHSPAADSDTVRELARSLSISPLLSSLLVNRGMETPEAALLFMEGGAEEQHDPFLLQGMAEAVPRIRKALEEQEHILVYGDYDADGVSSTALMIHLLRHLGASFDIYIPHRSNEGYGLHNHALDWALQQGVSLIITVDTGISAYHQVAYANQLRMDVIVTDHHEPPELLPDAYALINPKLPGCPYPFKGLAGVGVAYKLAQALLGSDVPAEWSEIAAIGTVADLMPLLGENRDIVRSGLRSMRSSRFPGIRALLDVSGVALGTVSAVNIAFGMAPRINASGRLDHAGRAVALLTTESDDEAGILAGELDLLNKERQLVVERIVTEATAKLELQITETGVPDIIVLADYDWNVGVVGIVASKLLDRYYRPVVILDIHPETGMCKGSARSIPGLDIYEALHSCSDLMEHFGGHPAAAGMSLHKDKVDAFAAALNQYAAGVLTEDHLVPVSPADAEVLLSELSLTAAAELDRLAPFGMSNPQPRFIVRGVTVKETRTMGQESKHLKLVLQSGSSRIEAVAFGKGSLAGVLPAGTVVDVLAELSVNEWNGSRKPQLMLQDLAVTSMQLFDLRGATDAERQALKLKELLMPAGGSPSHAAAVFRDGRVAPQSELIGMSLWVYDKETGITPAGHPPSGLQLENEQVSLLCLMDVPETPEQLDALLRAFPSPDNIALLHTVRDSRERLQMPTREHFKALYQGLAQIAPAPVPEQEVLRRLSRQSSLSVRMLGMMLDVFEELEFIERNKGTVALRNQPAARSLTASRQYARLGQAAEMERYFLEGSLAELQDWLQNLRLGAS
- a CDS encoding cation diffusion facilitator family transporter; this encodes MNEKVSASNETVAWTGILSDVTLAVVKGSFGYISGSKALLGDALYSGADAAARLAEIGPWRPAETKQKKARSLDQRSSKEPVLGVAISVLIMMGGLQIIFSAIRDLTSGHLSMPGQLALITIIGSILVNEAVFQYQYRHFKKRCDGSHAAYADSHRFTLYTSITVFAGITLSMGGGYFHPLLYMDPIAALLAGCMILRKGYTLIASSMSGKKIQELPFEEAAGFIETVERVQGVIRVEYLKALEEGRYVNLQVKISVNPRITVMEAQDISECARKLLQHRFVHVGEVHMDVVPYDPGYPYKSNHELVDNDIPTLLQ
- the secF gene encoding protein translocase subunit SecF; amino-acid sequence: MRFKKELDFVHLSKYFYIFSIALTVAGLIFLAVLGLNYSVDFKAGSNVDIALSKNLTADQIRPAIEAIDISHEPSISIGDKRVNIRYEQELTEDQDEAIKAGILKLDDKASFEINTVDTEMAKELARNAIYAVLISCLGIILYVSIRFEWRFALAAIVALVHDAFMVVAVFSIFRLEVDLTFIIAVLTIIGYSINDTIVIFDRIRENLRFGKQKTYEDLKILVNKSVAQTLMRSLYTAFTVFIAAFFLLILGGESIKMFSLAMVIGLLFGAYSSIFIASPLWLLLKKRQKQPVKSSPAKG
- the secD gene encoding protein translocase subunit SecD, whose translation is MKRLMSFIITVAVLTGVMVFSTPGLLDKVHLGLDLKGGFEILYHAEPMEQGGELTRASLIKTAESLEKRANALGTSEPEVTTEGTNRIRLKIAGVTDEVEVRKKMKEPAVLTFRSAAEGDAAETYSKIELVGSDFVENGAEIGRDNLGRPEISIKMKDKDKFAEITKRLLGKELAIYLDENQLSAPQVNSEITAGSASITGNYTVESARELADTINLGALPLKLTEKYSQSVGATLGKQSLDQTLMAGLIGSLIILIFMIGMYRLPGLLASFALILHTWLLILVFVVADFTLTLPGIAAFILGIGMAVDANIITNERIREEVRSGKSILSSVKAGNKSSFRTVMDSNITTIIVAAVMFGFGTGAVKGFALVLIVEIVLSIATNLYFSHWLLTLLVKAGKLNKPKSFGVKESDIRAL
- a CDS encoding post-transcriptional regulator → MESQLWNHDKLSAEIEAMCRSKAEEFRLLGYEYVTGQDIWDCISRSYAKEGTPPLHKLVNDIYSLKANSYMNYLTIAAYRGQG